In the Arachis ipaensis cultivar K30076 chromosome B10, Araip1.1, whole genome shotgun sequence genome, one interval contains:
- the LOC107620861 gene encoding zinc finger MYM-type protein 1-like codes for MAIVFIFVTLDGFVKERFFDLVHVTDTCATTLKKELIYVLSHYNLQVENIRGQGYDGTSNMRGEWNGLQALFLKDSPQAYYVHCFAHRLQLVLVAASREVLQIHEFFTQLNSIVTTVSASSKRHDQLQEAQAIENENLVDQNELETGKGANQISTLQRAGDTRWSSHFNSICSLVKIFTATNIVLNNIIEDGTTYAQRGEAYGVSKILLSFEFVFTLHLMKEIMGITNVLCQALQQQSQDILNAMHIVSTSKLLQQLRDGGWCNFLANVKYFSEIHEIEVPNMSAQYVFGRGRSRQPSVTVEHHYRIDVFLATIDSQIQELNSRFNEQIIELLTLSCALDPKDNFKSFNIEEISKLAEKFYPLDFPSNELNILKSQLQHYQHDIPNHLKGIGTLSELCNKLQEMGKSRTYYMVNRLIRLVLTLPVSTTTTERAFLAIKIVKTRL; via the coding sequence ATGGCCATTGTTTTTATATTTGTTACTCTAGATGGTTTTGTTAAAGAGAGATTCTTTGATCTTGTGCATGTCACTGATACTTGTGCAACAACTTTAAAGAAAGAATTGATTTATGTCCTTTCTCATTATAATCTCCAAGTTGAAAATATTAGGGGTCAAGGGTATGATGGTACTAGCAACATGCGGGGTGAGTGGAATGGTTTGCAAGCTTTGTTTCTTAAAGATTCTCCACAAGCATACTATGTACATTGTTTTGCTCATAGGTTACAATTAGTATTGGTGGCAGCTTCAAGAGAGGTACTTCAAATTCATGAATTTTTTACTCAATTAAACTCTATTGTCACTACTGTTAGTGCTTCTTCAAAAAGACATGATCAATTACAAGAAGCTCAAGCAATTGAAAATGAAAACTTGGTTGATCAAAATGAATTAGAAACAGGCAAAGGTGCGAATCAAATAAGCACTTTACAAAGAGCTGGGGATACTCGATGGAGctctcactttaattctatttgcaGTTTGGTAAAAATATTTACTGCTACCAACATTGTTCTCAATAATATCATTGAAGACGGGACAACTTATGCACAAAGAGGTGAGGCTTATGGTGTTAGTAAAATATTATTGtcatttgaatttgttttcacTTTGCACTTGATGAAAGAGATTATGGGAATCACTAATGTTCTTTGCCAAGCACTGCAACAACAATCTCAAGATATTCTTAATGCAATGCATATTGTTTCTACATCAAAGTTACTTCAACAATTAAGAGATGGTGGATGGTGTAATTTTCTTGCAAATGTTAAATATTTTAGTGAAATACATGAAATTGAAGTCCCTAATATGAGTGCACAATATGtttttggaagaggtcgatctcgTCAACCAAGTGTGACAGTTGAGCATCATTATCGAATAGATGTATTCTTGGCAACAATTGACTCTCAAATACAAGAGTTGAATAGTAGATTTAATGAGCAAATAATAGAGCTTTTGACTTTGAGTTGTGCTTTGGATCCTAAGGACAATTTCAAATCATTTAATATTGAAGAAATTAGCAAGTTAGCAGAGAAGTTTTATCCCCTTGACTTTCCTTCTAATGAGCTAAATATTTTGAAATCTCAGTTGCAACATTATCAGCATGATATACCAAATCATTTGAAAGGCATTGGTACACTTTCTGAATTGTGCAACAAGTTGCAAGAAAtgggaaaatcaagaacttattACATGGTTAATAGATTAATACGTCTTGTTTTGACTCTACCAGTATCTACAACAACAACAGAAAGAGCTTTTTTAGCAATAAAAATTGTTAAGACAAGACTCTGA